From Tachysurus fulvidraco isolate hzauxx_2018 chromosome 10, HZAU_PFXX_2.0, whole genome shotgun sequence, one genomic window encodes:
- the LOC113634015 gene encoding cathepsin S-like isoform X2, with translation MMRCVLFLALMVSEVCGDMNLHDYWMSWKKEFNKNYSSVREEAYRRTIWEQNVLEVMKHNEEAAAGQHTFTTGINHLSDMTADEANAKLNGLRVDNLSSEDANDNFTFLSDSSLPPSVNWTEDGFVSPVQDQGDCNACWAFSAVGALEAQMKMKKGRLVPLSVQNLVDCSSEEGNRGCSGGLLTNAFNYIINHRGISKDADYPYEQKVGVCFPSHKYGRCSGFRVLQRYNEFELQKVVANIGPVAVGINANNSTFYHYKTGIYNDCSEAQPLNHAVLVVGYGKEDGQQYWLIKNSWGVNWGEGGYMRLQRNNNQCGISSYSVVPIV, from the exons ATGATGAGGTGCGTCTTGTTTCTGGCTCTGATGGTCTCTGAGGTTTGTGGTGATATGAATCTACATGACTACTGGATGTCCTGGAAAAAAGAATTCAATAAAaattacagcagtgtg agagaggaaGCATACAGGAGAACAATCTGGGAGCAGAATGTTCTGGAAGTGATGAAGCACAATGAAGAAgctgcagcaggacaacataCCTTTACCACTGGGATCAACCACCTTTCAGACATG accgCAGACGAAGCCAATGCTAAACTGAATGGTCTGAGGGTGGATAATCTTTCTTCTGAAGATGCTAATGATAATTTCACCTTTCTGAGTgattcctctctccctcccagtGTGAACTGGACTGAGGATGGATTTGTCTCCCCTGTACAGGACCAG ggtgacTGCAATGCCTGCTGGGCGTTCAGTGCAGTTGGAGCTTTAGAAGCtcaaatgaagatgaagaagggtCGTCTTGTTCCTCTGAGTGTTCAGAACCTGGTGGACTGCAGTTCTGAGGAGGGAAACCGTGGCTGCTCTGGAGGCCTCCTGACTAATGCCTTTAATTACATAATAAACCACAGGGGCATCAGTAAGGACGCTGACTACCCTTATGAACAAAAg GTTGGAGTTTGCTTCCCTAGTCATAAATATGGACGCTGTTCTGGTTTCCGGGTTCTTCAGCGTTATAATGAGTTTGAGCTGCAGAAGGTGGTGGCTAACATCGGGCCGGTTGCAGTAGGAATTAATGCTAACAATTCCACATTTTACCATTACAagacag gtatTTACAATGACTGTTCTGAAGCTCAACCACTGAATCACGCAGTTCTTGTGGTTGGATATGGAAAAGAAGATGGGCAACAATACTGGCTGATCAAAAAcag tTGGGGTGTTAACTGGGGAGAAGGAGGATATATGAGACTCCAGAGAAACAACAATCAGTGTGGAATCAGCAGCTACAGTGTCGTCCCCATTGTCTAA
- the LOC113634015 gene encoding cathepsin S-like isoform X1, which produces MLRMVQAARKDITTQKFTGMMRCVLFLALMVSEVCGDMNLHDYWMSWKKEFNKNYSSVREEAYRRTIWEQNVLEVMKHNEEAAAGQHTFTTGINHLSDMTADEANAKLNGLRVDNLSSEDANDNFTFLSDSSLPPSVNWTEDGFVSPVQDQGDCNACWAFSAVGALEAQMKMKKGRLVPLSVQNLVDCSSEEGNRGCSGGLLTNAFNYIINHRGISKDADYPYEQKVGVCFPSHKYGRCSGFRVLQRYNEFELQKVVANIGPVAVGINANNSTFYHYKTGIYNDCSEAQPLNHAVLVVGYGKEDGQQYWLIKNSWGVNWGEGGYMRLQRNNNQCGISSYSVVPIV; this is translated from the exons ATGCTCAGAATGGTTCAAGCTGCCAGGAAGGATATAACAACTCAAAAA TTCACAGGTATGATGAGGTGCGTCTTGTTTCTGGCTCTGATGGTCTCTGAGGTTTGTGGTGATATGAATCTACATGACTACTGGATGTCCTGGAAAAAAGAATTCAATAAAaattacagcagtgtg agagaggaaGCATACAGGAGAACAATCTGGGAGCAGAATGTTCTGGAAGTGATGAAGCACAATGAAGAAgctgcagcaggacaacataCCTTTACCACTGGGATCAACCACCTTTCAGACATG accgCAGACGAAGCCAATGCTAAACTGAATGGTCTGAGGGTGGATAATCTTTCTTCTGAAGATGCTAATGATAATTTCACCTTTCTGAGTgattcctctctccctcccagtGTGAACTGGACTGAGGATGGATTTGTCTCCCCTGTACAGGACCAG ggtgacTGCAATGCCTGCTGGGCGTTCAGTGCAGTTGGAGCTTTAGAAGCtcaaatgaagatgaagaagggtCGTCTTGTTCCTCTGAGTGTTCAGAACCTGGTGGACTGCAGTTCTGAGGAGGGAAACCGTGGCTGCTCTGGAGGCCTCCTGACTAATGCCTTTAATTACATAATAAACCACAGGGGCATCAGTAAGGACGCTGACTACCCTTATGAACAAAAg GTTGGAGTTTGCTTCCCTAGTCATAAATATGGACGCTGTTCTGGTTTCCGGGTTCTTCAGCGTTATAATGAGTTTGAGCTGCAGAAGGTGGTGGCTAACATCGGGCCGGTTGCAGTAGGAATTAATGCTAACAATTCCACATTTTACCATTACAagacag gtatTTACAATGACTGTTCTGAAGCTCAACCACTGAATCACGCAGTTCTTGTGGTTGGATATGGAAAAGAAGATGGGCAACAATACTGGCTGATCAAAAAcag tTGGGGTGTTAACTGGGGAGAAGGAGGATATATGAGACTCCAGAGAAACAACAATCAGTGTGGAATCAGCAGCTACAGTGTCGTCCCCATTGTCTAA